AGGGCGGTTTCAGAAGCTCCGATCTTGAAGGTTGTTTCTGCTTCTGAAGTTAAATCCGCCCTTCCTCTGTCGAGCCTTCTGCACGGAATTAAGAGCTTTCCCGAGCAGAATATTTCCGTCGGTAAAATTGTCTGCCGACCGACACTCCGAAACCGCGATGCTTAAGTTAGCTCGCTTAAAGTTAGCAGTTTGACAGAGGAGAACGGTGTTGTCTTTGGTTTTAATCTTTGCATTAGCGCTGATGCCCCTGCTGATTTCTCTGGTTGTTTTACGCCGAATCAAGCGGAGGTGGCAAGCGCGACTGAGGCGAATCGATACGATGAGTTCCTATCGTTCGCAATTGCACAGCCTGCCGAGTTTAAGCGAGGAAATCTCCGAGCTTCACGACTATTTTATTGGAGATTTGAGTTGTCGCTACAATGCTCGTTCTCCTTACGTTCGCTGTGCGGTTAATCCGGACGGACCTTGCGAGGGCTGCATCCACTACCAACAGAAATATCGCACGGCGGGCGATCGCAACCCCAAAAGGCGATCGTAATTTATTTTATCCTTTGGGTTGCAAGCGCTTGCTAACCCAGGAAATAATACCGCTTAGAATTGCACCGCCCATCAAAAGACCGATAGCAGGCGTAAAAACGGGTTCCCAAAGTCTGTACCACAAATCGAAACCCAAGTTAACATGGGCAGCTTGACCGAGTAGCGCGATCGCAAACCAAGCAAAGGCAAATAAAACAAAAAAAACATTAAAAACCAACAACTTATTTAAGCCGTTCAAAAATT
This Oscillatoria sp. FACHB-1406 DNA region includes the following protein-coding sequences:
- a CDS encoding DUF6464 family protein, which translates into the protein MLSLVLIFALALMPLLISLVVLRRIKRRWQARLRRIDTMSSYRSQLHSLPSLSEEISELHDYFIGDLSCRYNARSPYVRCAVNPDGPCEGCIHYQQKYRTAGDRNPKRRS